DNA sequence from the Brachybacterium avium genome:
CCGGCCGCGGAAAAACCCTTCACCGCTCCGACGAGCTCGTTCTTCCAGCGCGTCACCGCGTTCACGGGATGAACGCGGTCGATCAGCTCGTCGATGTCCGATGCGAGGTTGTCCTGTCGGCGATAGGCCTCGCTGCGCATGTCGTCCAGGCTCTTCTTTGTGGCCACCACTGCCTCCGGGGGTCGTCAGGGCTTGCTGTTGCAGATCGTATCGCGGTCAGCGGGGTGCGAGGCCCCGTTGCGCCGGGTGCGGGTCAGTTCGCGGTGCGGGCGCGGAAGTCCTCGGCCCCGCCGACCAGCTCGATGTGGCCGGTCTCGACATCGGCCGCGGCCATCGCAGCGACCTCCGCGGCGAACTCCTCGGCGGAGTAGAGCTTGCCGGCGGCCTCCCGGCGGGCCTCGAGGGCACCGGGACGGGCACGGTTGAGCAGGGTCGCGGTGACGGTGCCCTCGATCATGTCGCCGGAGACGACCACGAAGGAGACGCCCTTGTCCGACATCTCCCCCAGCCGCTGCGTCAGCGCGGTCTCGCCGGCCCGCTTCGACCTCGCGACCTGCTCGTACTCCGGCATGGTCTCGACCTCGTCGATGAAGTGCGCCTGGTGGCTGGTCACGAAGACCACGCGGCCGCCCGTGGAGAGGTGCTCGAGACCGGCGGAGAGGGCATCGACCTGGGCGTCGCGGTTCAGGCGCATCGCGTAGTCCTCGCCGAGGTCGGCCTCCATGCCGCCGGAGGCGTTCAGGACCAGCAGATCCAGGGAGCCGAAGGTGTCGACCGCGGTCTGCATGAGCGTGCTGACGCCTTCAGTGCTGGTCAGATCTGCGCCGACGGCGACGGCTCTGCCTCCGGCGGCCTCGATCTCCGCGACCACCTTGTTCGCCCGCGGCGCCTTCTGGCGATAGTTGATCACGACGTTCGCGCCCTCGGCGGCGAGCAGCTTCGCGGTGGCGGCGCCGACTCCTCGGGACGAACCGGTGACGACAGCGGTCTTGCCTGCGAGGGCGCTCATGGATGCTCCTTGGGGATTGAGATCTGGAAGACCCTCCGAGCCTACCGGAGCATGCCTGCCGGGCCATTACCCTGGTGGGGCGCGCGAGTGGCGGAATTGGCAGACGCGCTGGATTTAGGTTCCAGTGCCCGAGGGCGTGAGGGTTCGAGTCCCTTCTCGCGCACGAGACGAGCCGCGCCGTCGCCCGGGGCGGAGACATGGATCTCAGGCGGTGGCGGGACCGGTCGGGGCCTCGACGGAGGTGCGGTGGCGGCATATCTCGCCCGTCGATGACGAGGCGCAGATCTCCGTGAGCACACCGCTCCGGCACAGCCTGGCGCAGACCGCGGCTCGAGCGTTTTTTCTGTGGTTTCAGCATTGTCGGAATTCTTCACCCGCATGAAGAGGAGAATTTGTTCGATGGCGGCGCAGCATTCTCCGGAGCGCGGCGGATCCATGGGTGAGGACTTCCGCCGCAGCGCCGCCGACGGTGCCCTGCCACCGGAGACATGCCTGGGCCGGGCCATCCCCTGCCCCGCCCCCACGATGCCGTCCGGCCCACCGGGCGCGACTGACCCGGCCTGCCCCGCATCCCACCCTCCTCTGCGCAGACCGTCGGAGTCGAGGAGCATCAATAAGATCCGGCCCTTCTCGGAATTGCTCAGGATATGATCGAATGAAATTCGAGTCGATCCGGCGGAATAAGGGGTTCAGAATGGTTCGCACAGTCATCTCGCAGGGAAGCAGACGGCACGTCACTGCGATCGCACTGGCCGCCGCTGCCGCGTGCGTGCTGGCCGCTTGCGCCTCGGAGGGCGCGCCGCAGCTCGACGAGGCGGGCTCCACGCCGGCCGGCTCAGCGCAGGAGGCGAACGAGGCGACCCCGGAACCGGAGGAGGAACCACCTGCCGAGGCGGCCGACGAGCACTCGCAGGAAGAGACCTGCGATTGGGATTCTCCGAAAATCTCCGGTGCCGCCGAACCTACGGACGCCCAGGATGGCGAGCTCACCGAAGTGCTGGTCGGAGCGTGGCAGCACACTCACACCGATGAGGGGTCAGGTTTCGAGGAGGTGACCAACGATCACAGATTCGTCTTCCCCGCACCGGATCGCATGCTCTATTGCCAGGACGTGCCCGGCGCCACGGAGAACAAGGAGAATGCCACGGATGTCGTCCTGAACGACACGAGGATCGAGTGGGGCGGCGGAGAGTACGGATATACCGTGCTGGCGTGGGAGGCCGACACGATGGTGTGGGAGAACCCGGTGGGCGGCGGGTACCTCTACCTGTTGCAGCGTCGATGACCCGCCCCTCCTCAGGCCGCTGATCGAGCGGCAGCAGCCCGATCGGCTCGGCGACGGGCGCGCCCCGGCGCAGGGTGCCGTTCGGATCGCAGACCGGCACCCGAGCGGTGAACCTCGGTGCGGGGCGCAGATACACTGACGCCAGCCGAGTCCTCACCGGGGGCGGGTCCACGAGGGACCACCGCCCCCACGGCCGAGAACGAGGATGCAGTTCTCTCCCGGTCGGGACCCGCATCATCCCTGCGACCAGGAGACGCTCCATGACCTTGTTCGGACTGGTCCGTCACGGACAGACGGACTTCAACCTGCGGAACCTCTTCCAGGGCTCCTCGGACATCCCCTTGAACGAGACCGGCATCGCCCAGGCGCACGGCGCCTTCGCCGGTCTGCCGGTCGTGGACTGGGACGTGGTGGTCTCCTCACCGCTGCAGCGGGCGGAGCAGACCGCACGCATCATCGGCAAGGACCACGGCATCCCGTTCGGGGGACGGAGGACCGCCTGCGGGAGATCGACTGGGGTGAGGCCGAGGGGCGCCCCGCTGCCGAGATGGAGCGGCTGTACCCCGAGCGCGACTTCCCCGGCGTCGAGGACACCCAGCAGGTCGCCGATCGAGGATTCGATGGGCTGGAGGCTCTCGAGCAGCGCTATCGCGGCCAGAAGGTCCTGGTGGTCGCGCACGGCACGCTGATCCGTTTCCTGCTGTCCGGGATCATGGAGCAGCCGCTGCCCTCGATCCCGAACGCGACCCTGTCGCTGGTCGAGCTCGAGGGCACCACCTGGTCCGTGTCGATGATCGCCGGACAGGAGGTGCAGAATCGGGTCACGATGGACTCCCGTGACCAGAACCCCCGCTTCTTCGTGGAGAAGGGGGCGCTGACGCCGTTGGATCTGCGCAGCACGCAGGGGTCCGCATCCGCCGACGCCGAGGAGGGCGCCCGATGAACAGCCGCACCGCCGTGGACTCCGAGGGCTCGTGGTTCGAGCCCGAGCAGGTGACCGAACTGCGTCGGCGCCTGCCGATCCCCTACGTGGACATCGTCCCGGTGCGCACCGACGTGGACGGCTCCGTGGAGGAGGTCGGCCTGCTGCTGCGCGCCTCCGGCGCCGGGCGGATCGTGCGCGCGATCGTCTCCGGCAGGGTGCTGATCCACGAGTCGATCCGCGAAGCGATCGCCCGGCACATCGACAAGGACCTGGGGCCGATGGCGATGCCGCGGATCCCGGTCTCCCCGGTGCCCTTCACCGTCGCCGAGTACTTCCCCACTCCGGCCGTCTCCCCGTTCCACGATCCGCGCCAGCATGCGATCTCGCTGGCCTACGTGGTGCCGATCGACGGGGAGACGGCCCCGCAGGAGGATGCGCTGGAGCTGACCTGGTTCGGCATCGACGAGCTGCTGGCGGAGTCCTCACCGCTGACCGAGATGGAGGGCGGCCGGGACCTGCTGGTCCGCCGGGCCCTCGCCCACGTCGGCGCCGTCTGAGCAGCCGCCGGGGCCGCTGCTCGCGGCGGCCCCGGCGGCTGCGAGGTGGTCAGCCCGCGGCGCCCAGCAGCTGCGCCACGTGCCCGGCGAGTGCCCGGAACGCCGTGCCGCGATGGGAGATCGCGTCCTTCTGCGCGGGGCTGAGCTCCGCCGCAGAGCAGCTCTCCCCCTCGGGCTGGAACAGCGGGTCGTAGCCGAAGCCACCGGTGCCGTGGCGCTCCCGCAGCAGCACCCCCACCATCTCTCCGCGCTCCACCGTCTCGGCGCCGTCGGGAGCGACCAGCGCCGCCGCGCACACGAAGCGCGCGGTGCGGTGGGCATCCGGCACGTCGCCGAGCTGGGCCAGCAGCAGATCGTTGTTCGCCTCATCGTCGCCGTGCCTGCCGCTCCATCGTGCGGAGAAGATCCCGGGAGCACCGCCCAGCACGTCGACGGAGAGGCCGGAGTCATCGGCGACGGCGAGCAGCCCGGTGGCCGCCGCGGCCGACCGTGCCTTCAGCAGCGCATTGCCCTCGAAGGTGACGGCGTCCTCGACCACATCGGGCAGGGCGATCCCGGCCGAGGAGATGATCTGCTCAGGCGCCAGGCCGGGCACCGCCGCAGTGAGGATCCGGCGCAGCTCGGCCAGCTTCTTGGCATTGTGCGAGGCCAGGATCACCGTCGCCCCGGCCGGCACCGCCGCCTGGGCCGCGCTCATCGCTGCTCGGCGAGGACGTCGCGCTGGATCTGCGCGAGCTCCGCGCAGCCGCCGGTGGCCAGGTCCAGCAGGGCCCCCAGCTCGGTGCGATCGAAGGGGGCGCCCTCTGCGGTGCCCTGCACCTCGACGAAGGAGCCGGAGCCGGTGACCACGACGTTCATATCGGTCTGGGCCTGGACGTCCTCGCGGTACTCGAGGTCCAGCAGCGGCCGGCCCTCGAGGATGCCGACGCTGATGGCGCTCACCGAGTCGGTGAGCACCTGCGAGGCGGCTGGCAGCGAGGTGTGCTGCTTGCCCCAGCTGATCGCGTCGGCGAGCGCCACGTAGGCGCCCGTGATCGCGGCGGTGCGGGTGCCGCCGTCGGCCTGCAGCACGTCGCAGTCGAGCTGGATCGTGTTCTCGCCCAGCGCGTCGAGGTCGATGACCGCACGCAGCGAGCGACCGATCAGTCGGGAGATCTCGTGGGTGCGCCCGCCGATCTTCCCCTTGACCGATTCGCGCGGGGAGCGGGTGTTGGTGGCGCGCGGGAGCATCGCGTACTCCGCGGTGACCCAGCCGGAGCCGGTGCCCTGCTTCCAGCGCGGCACCCCCGCCGTGAAGGAGGCCGCGCACAGCACGCGGGTGCGGCCGAACTCGATCAGTGCACTGCCCTCGGCCTGATCGAGCCAGCCGCGGATGATGCGCACCTCGCGCAGTTGGTCGGGGGTGCGGCCATCGATGCGGTCGCCGGTGGGGGTATGGGTCGAAGAGCTCATGGAGCTCCTTCCTCGGTCGGTCCTGACGTTCTCGGCCCGATCTCCTACTGCGCGTTCCTGGCAGCATGCCGATCGGGTGATCGTGACACGTCGAGGATATCCATCGGCCGGACCATCGTGATCGGCCCGGTGTGCACCTCACGCGCTTCGGCGAGCGGGATCGCGGGATCGGTCCAGGCCGGGATATGGGTCAGGGCGAGCCGACCGACTCCCGCACGGGCGGCGACCTCCCCCGCCCGGCGACCGGTGAGATGCACTCCGGTGAAGTGGTCGTCGCGTCCTTCGATATATCCCGCCTCGCACAGGAACAGGTCGGCACCGGCCGCGAGCTCGTCCAGGGCCTGGCAGGAGTCGGTGTCGCCGGAGTAGGCGAAGCTGACTCCCTCCGCGGTGATCCGGAAGCCGTAGGCCTCGACCGGATGCAGCACGGCGTGGGTCGCGATCTCCAGCGGCCCGATCGTGAACCGAAGGCCGTCGGCCAGCACGTGGTAGTCGAAAGGCGCGGTCTTCACCCCGTCGGGGACATGTCCGGCACGGCCCAGCACCCCCGAGATCCGATCGGGCAGCGGGGCCGGGGCGTGTATCGGCAGCTTCCCCAGATCGGTGCGGGAATGGTAGGCCCAGAACACCTCGAGGCCGGTGAGGTCGAGGTAATGGTCGGGGTGGAGATGGGAGATGATCACCGCATCCAGATCGGCGGGATCGATCACCTGCTGCAGCGGGCCGAAGGCGCCGGAGCCGAGATCCATCAGCACGCGCCAGAGGCGTCCATCCGCGTCTTCGTGCTCGATGAGATAGCTGGAGGCCGCACCGGTGGGGCCGGCGAAGCTGCCGCTGCAGCCGATGACGTGGACTCTCATGCCGACACCACCGGCAGGGTGCTGGTCATGTCGAAGGTCGGTCCCAGGAAGCGGCGGGAGAGGCGAGCGAAGTTCTCGCTGCCGGCGCCGACCGCCGTCTGGGCGAAGACGTGCTGGGGTGGGCGTGAGGACTCCCGCAGCTGCTCGGTGGCCTGCAGCTGCCCGTACACGTCCAGTGCGGTCTCCTCCGCGGAGGAGACCAGGGTGACGTCCGGGCCCATGACGTAGCTGATGGGGCCGGCGAGCATCGGATAGTGGGTGCAGCCCAGCACCAGCGTGTCCACCCCGTCCGCTGCCACCGGTGCCAGGTACTCCTTCGCCGCCTCGACCACGTCCCGACCGCTGACCACGCCGTTCTCGACGAATTCGACGAAGCGGGGACAGGCCTGAGTGGTGAGCGCCAGCTCGGGGGCGGCGGCGAAGGCGTCCTCGTAGGCGCGGGAGGTGACGGTGCCCTGGGTCGCGATCACGCCGACCCGCCGATTGCGGGTGGCGGCGACGGCCCGGCGCACCGCCGGCTGGATCACCTCGACCACGGGGACCTCATAGCGTTCACGGGCGTCGCGCAGCACGGCCGCCGAGGCGGTGTTGCAGGCGATGACGAGCATCTTCACCCCGTGCTCGACCAGCTCGTCCATGATCTTCAGCGCCAGGGATCGCACTTCGGCGATGGGGCGCGGCCCGTAGGGACCGTGCGCGGTGTCGCCGATGTAGACCAGCTCCTCCTGAGGCAGCTGGTCGAGGACGGCGCGGGCGACCGTGAGGCCGCCCACCCCGGAGTCGAAGATCCCGATCGGCGCGCTGTTCATCTGGACAAGGCTAATCTCGACAGCCGTCCACTGCAGTGATGGCACGCTCACTGCGTGCCGTTTCACAGTTCGGTCACATCTGAGCAGCGGGCGCGAACGCTGCCGACGCTGCAGGCCGGGGCCTAGTCCAGTGCTCTCAGCAGGCTCTCCTGCAGCCAGGAGAGCAGCTCGTAGACGGCGATCACGATGTCTGAACCGACGTGCTCGTCATCACCCACGGGCTCCGCGTCCTCGACCTGCTCCCCGATCTGTTGGAGCATCCGCACGGTGTCGAAGTCGCCGTCGCGCTCAAGCCCCAGCCGGTCGGCCAGCACGATCCGGACGTCGTTCAGCGCTCGCAGCATCGCCATCGACTCGATGTCGTCGATCACGACCTCGCCGTGGCCGCCGCCGGTGCGGTCCAGGATACGCATCACGAGGCCGAGATCGGCGAGCTTGCCGTCCGCGAGGTCCTGCTGAGCCAGGCGCCGGTACTCGGTGGCGAGATCCGGGTCCTCCGAGGCCGCGGGGAACAGGCGCCGGACGGCAGAATCCGCGGGCATGCGGGCGTCGCGCCCCGCGAACTCGGCCTCCAGACGGCGCAGCGGGTCCTCGCTCAGCGCGGCGCGGCGCAGCACGTCCCCGTCGGCATCGATCCCCAGATCGGCACGGATCAGATCCGCCGTCTCCTGTGCGACCTGGGCGATGATCGCCTTCTCCTCGCCGTCGAGACGGCAGGCCAGGGTGCCATCCGCGCGACGCCGGAATGCGTGGGCCATCAGCTCTCCCCTGCACTCTCGAGCGTGGCCTGCAGCCCGAAGGAGTGCATCGCCTGCACGTCGGACTCCGCCCGTTCGCGGGATCCGCGCGAGACGATCGCGCGGCCCTCCTCGTGGACCTGCATCATCAGCTGCTCGGCCCGCAGGTGCGAATAGCCGAAGTAGCGGCGGAACACGAACTCGACGTAGCTCATGAGGTTCACCGGGTCGTTCCAGACGACGGTGCACCAGGGACCGTCGCTCTCCAACGTCGCCTGCGCACTGCCGGCGGGGTCGGTGAGCGACTCCGTTCCCGGGTCGGCCCGCGACAGCTCCACCGGCATGCACATCCTCCTGAGTCCAGCCGCGTCCCCAGGATCGGGATGCGGCGGTGATGAGTCTACGGGGCGCGCCCGTTCCCTTGCCGCCCCTGCACGCATTACGGTGGACACCGTGACTTCTGCCCTGCTCACCGACCTCTACGAGCTGACGATGCTGGAGGCCGCCCGTGAGGCCGGCACAGCATCGCGGCGCTGCGTCTTCGAGGTGTTCACCCGTTCCCTGCCCGAGGGGCGCCGCTACGGCGCGCTTGCGGGCACCGGCCGCGTGCTGGACGCGATCGCGGACTTCCGCTTCGACGACGCCGACCTGCGCTACCTGCGCAGGGCCGGACTGCTGAAGCAGGAGACCCTCGAGCATCTGGCGGAGTACCGCTTCACCGGCGATGTGCACGGCTATGCGGAGGGCGAGCTGTACTTCCCGAACTCCCCGGTGCTACGGATCGAGGGGACCTTCGAGAACGCCGTGCTGCTGGAGACGGTGGTGCTGTCGATCCTGAACCACGACAGCGGCATCGCCTCCGCCGGATCCCGGATGATCACCGCCGCGCGCGGCCGGCCCTGCATCGAGATGGGCGGGCGGCGGGTCCACGAGGACGGCGCGATCGCTGCGGCCCGCGCCGCGTACATCGTCGGTTTCGCCTCCACCTCGAACCTCGCGGCCGGAGCGCATTACCGGGTCCCGGTCGCGGGCACGGCCGCTCACGCCTTCACCCTGCTGTTCGACACCGAGGAAGAGGCGTTCCGAGCCCAGTTGGCCTCCCAGGGCAGCGGCACGACGGTGCTGGTGGACACCTACGACGTCGAGTCGGCGGTGCGCAGGGCGGTCGAGCTGGCGGGCCCCGGGCTGGGGGCGGTGCGCCTGGATTCCGGGGATCTCGGCGCCCAGGCGGGGCGGGTACGGGACCTGCTGGACTCCCTCGGCGCGAGGGGCACCCGGATCACCGCGACCGGGGATCTGGACGAGTACCGCCTCGAGGAGCTGCAGGACGTCCCGCTGGACGGCTACGGGATCGGCACCCGCCTGGTCACCGGCGGTGGGCACCCCGCCCCCGGGTTCGTCTACAAGCTCGTCGAGCGCGAAGGGGCGGACGGGCAGATGCACCCGGTCGGCAAGCGCTCCGCCGACAAGGCCACCCTCGGTGCGGGCAAGGCCGCCTATCGCATGCGGGTGGGCGAGCACGCCCACGCCGAGCTGGTGCTGCCCGGGGAGGCGGAGGTCGCCGAGTTCGAGCGGGAGCTGACCGCGGAGCTGACCTCCGGGCAGTCGAATCCCGATTGGACTCGCACCTCGCTGCGTTCGCTGCAGCAGCCGCTGATCGTCGGCGGCGAGGTCGTCGAGGACCTGCGCGCTCCGGCGCGGGTCGAGGCCGCCCGCGCGCAGCATGCCGCGTCTGTGGAAGAGCTGGGTCTGTCACCCGATGAGGGTCCCGACGGCCCGGTCGCCATCCCCACCATCACCGACGGAGCCGAGGCGGCGCGCCTGCTGGGCTGATCGCCGGGGCCACGCACGCCACGCCGCGCGTGAAGGCAGGCCTGCCGCCGGGATCAGCGGCGGCCGACGAACCAGCCGCGCACGATCCCGATCCGCTCCTGGATCTGCTCGGCGCTGGCCTGGGCGACGGCGGGCCCGCCGCTGCGGCTGCGCAAGGTGTTGTGCACCGAGCCATGCGGAGCGCCGGACTTCTTAGCCCAGGCGGAGACGAGGGTGCTGAGCTCCTTGCGCAGGTCCATCAGCTGCCGGTGGTCGACGACGCCGGGCGTGACGGGCGGGTTCGCGCTCTGGTTCTTCTGCCGCCGGGCCTGCTGCTGCGCTTGCTGCTGCTGGAGCACGGTGCGCATCTGATCGGCGTCCAGCAGCCCCGGGATGCCGAGGAATTCCTGCTCGTCCTCGGAGCCGATCGTGCCGCCGGCACCATATTCGCCGCCATCGAAGAGCACCCGATCGAAGGATGCCTCTGACTCCAGCGCCTCGAAGCTCATCTCCAGCTGGTCGGAGGTCTGCTCGGGGCGGTTCGCCTGCTCGATCAGGCTCTCGTCCAGCCCGGTCTCCTCGTCCCCCGACTTCGGCCGACGGTCCAGCACATGGTCGCGCTCCGCCTCCATCTCCGCGGCGTGACCCATCAGGAT
Encoded proteins:
- a CDS encoding histidine phosphatase family protein, with translation MERLYPERDFPGVEDTQQVADRGFDGLEALEQRYRGQKVLVVAHGTLIRFLLSGIMEQPLPSIPNATLSLVELEGTTWSVSMIAGQEVQNRVTMDSRDQNPRFFVEKGALTPLDLRSTQGSASADAEEGAR
- a CDS encoding DUF2017 family protein, which encodes MAHAFRRRADGTLACRLDGEEKAIIAQVAQETADLIRADLGIDADGDVLRRAALSEDPLRRLEAEFAGRDARMPADSAVRRLFPAASEDPDLATEYRRLAQQDLADGKLADLGLVMRILDRTGGGHGEVVIDDIESMAMLRALNDVRIVLADRLGLERDGDFDTVRMLQQIGEQVEDAEPVGDDEHVGSDIVIAVYELLSWLQESLLRALD
- the rph gene encoding ribonuclease PH — its product is MSSSTHTPTGDRIDGRTPDQLREVRIIRGWLDQAEGSALIEFGRTRVLCAASFTAGVPRWKQGTGSGWVTAEYAMLPRATNTRSPRESVKGKIGGRTHEISRLIGRSLRAVIDLDALGENTIQLDCDVLQADGGTRTAAITGAYVALADAISWGKQHTSLPAASQVLTDSVSAISVGILEGRPLLDLEYREDVQAQTDMNVVVTGSGSFVEVQGTAEGAPFDRTELGALLDLATGGCAELAQIQRDVLAEQR
- the clpS gene encoding ATP-dependent Clp protease adapter ClpS, with product MPVELSRADPGTESLTDPAGSAQATLESDGPWCTVVWNDPVNLMSYVEFVFRRYFGYSHLRAEQLMMQVHEEGRAIVSRGSRERAESDVQAMHSFGLQATLESAGES
- a CDS encoding SDR family oxidoreductase, producing MSALAGKTAVVTGSSRGVGAATAKLLAAEGANVVINYRQKAPRANKVVAEIEAAGGRAVAVGADLTSTEGVSTLMQTAVDTFGSLDLLVLNASGGMEADLGEDYAMRLNRDAQVDALSAGLEHLSTGGRVVFVTSHQAHFIDEVETMPEYEQVARSKRAGETALTQRLGEMSDKGVSFVVVSGDMIEGTVTATLLNRARPGALEARREAAGKLYSAEEFAAEVAAMAAADVETGHIELVGGAEDFRARTAN
- a CDS encoding NUDIX hydrolase family protein → MNSRTAVDSEGSWFEPEQVTELRRRLPIPYVDIVPVRTDVDGSVEEVGLLLRASGAGRIVRAIVSGRVLIHESIREAIARHIDKDLGPMAMPRIPVSPVPFTVAEYFPTPAVSPFHDPRQHAISLAYVVPIDGETAPQEDALELTWFGIDELLAESSPLTEMEGGRDLLVRRALAHVGAV
- a CDS encoding MBL fold metallo-hydrolase, which codes for MRVHVIGCSGSFAGPTGAASSYLIEHEDADGRLWRVLMDLGSGAFGPLQQVIDPADLDAVIISHLHPDHYLDLTGLEVFWAYHSRTDLGKLPIHAPAPLPDRISGVLGRAGHVPDGVKTAPFDYHVLADGLRFTIGPLEIATHAVLHPVEAYGFRITAEGVSFAYSGDTDSCQALDELAAGADLFLCEAGYIEGRDDHFTGVHLTGRRAGEVAARAGVGRLALTHIPAWTDPAIPLAEAREVHTGPITMVRPMDILDVSRSPDRHAARNAQ
- the rdgB gene encoding RdgB/HAM1 family non-canonical purine NTP pyrophosphatase; amino-acid sequence: MSAAQAAVPAGATVILASHNAKKLAELRRILTAAVPGLAPEQIISSAGIALPDVVEDAVTFEGNALLKARSAAAATGLLAVADDSGLSVDVLGGAPGIFSARWSGRHGDDEANNDLLLAQLGDVPDAHRTARFVCAAALVAPDGAETVERGEMVGVLLRERHGTGGFGYDPLFQPEGESCSAAELSPAQKDAISHRGTAFRALAGHVAQLLGAAG
- a CDS encoding nicotinate phosphoribosyltransferase, whose protein sequence is MTSALLTDLYELTMLEAAREAGTASRRCVFEVFTRSLPEGRRYGALAGTGRVLDAIADFRFDDADLRYLRRAGLLKQETLEHLAEYRFTGDVHGYAEGELYFPNSPVLRIEGTFENAVLLETVVLSILNHDSGIASAGSRMITAARGRPCIEMGGRRVHEDGAIAAARAAYIVGFASTSNLAAGAHYRVPVAGTAAHAFTLLFDTEEEAFRAQLASQGSGTTVLVDTYDVESAVRRAVELAGPGLGAVRLDSGDLGAQAGRVRDLLDSLGARGTRITATGDLDEYRLEELQDVPLDGYGIGTRLVTGGGHPAPGFVYKLVEREGADGQMHPVGKRSADKATLGAGKAAYRMRVGEHAHAELVLPGEAEVAEFERELTAELTSGQSNPDWTRTSLRSLQQPLIVGGEVVEDLRAPARVEAARAQHAASVEELGLSPDEGPDGPVAIPTITDGAEAARLLG
- the murI gene encoding glutamate racemase; this encodes MNSAPIGIFDSGVGGLTVARAVLDQLPQEELVYIGDTAHGPYGPRPIAEVRSLALKIMDELVEHGVKMLVIACNTASAAVLRDARERYEVPVVEVIQPAVRRAVAATRNRRVGVIATQGTVTSRAYEDAFAAAPELALTTQACPRFVEFVENGVVSGRDVVEAAKEYLAPVAADGVDTLVLGCTHYPMLAGPISYVMGPDVTLVSSAEETALDVYGQLQATEQLRESSRPPQHVFAQTAVGAGSENFARLSRRFLGPTFDMTSTLPVVSA